The genomic segment GGCAGTTGTTTCCTGAATATGGCCGTGCCGATTGTTTGTACAGGCTGCAGCAGTTAAGGCGACGATACATAAAGAATAAAGCGGGGTGGTATTCATCATGTTATGTAATATAATATTTAAAGCGTTAAATTAGCTCTTTTTGTTTTCGGTCCATATAGCGGAATATAGTGATATTTTCTGATGTTAGCTAAAGAGAAGTGAAGATGTTCTCTTTTCGAAACTTGGAAAATGATATCAAAAAAAATCGTATAACGTAACGTATACGCAATCTAATTGCGTACATGGCTTGTTTACGATATGAGCTGATCGTGAATTGTAAATTTTAGTACTTATAATCAGATTATTATAGCTTACTTAAGAACTTTTTCTTCTGCTTAATGTATTACGCAGATTACTTGCGTTATGAGGTCACGATCTTTGTCATGTCAATGATAACAATTCTTTGATGGCACATATGAATATCTGGCCATCATGAGATGTTGGCTAAAAAGAGGCGCAGGCGGTAATGGTAAAGAGGTATTGCCGCCTGCTTTGGGAACTTAGGTTTTCCCCTTAATTTTAAACGTTGAGAAATATGGAAAATAAACGAATTAATGGTAATGATATTGTTGCTTTGGGCTACAAAGAAAATCATACAGTAGGTATTGCGTTAAAAATCAACAGTAAACGTCATGGTTTCACCCGTACAGAAATGCTCGCGAAGTTTAAGGCCGTACTTGACAACCCTTCGGAATATCTTGAGGATGCTATCTTTCAGGTACTTGCTGCAGCCATTTTGGATGAAGAGGCTATTGATGCTTCGTTGATACCGCTCAATGAACGCCCGCTGGCCTTCACAATATATGGCGAATCAGCGATAGAAACGGGTGCCAAAGATCAGATGCATATCGCCATGAAGCTACCTGTCACAGTGGCTGGCGCATTGATGCCCGACGCCCACCAAGGATACGGGCTTCCGATAGGAGGTGTGTTGGCCACAAACAATGCCGTCATCCCTTACGGAGTTGGCGTGGATATCGGCTGCCGTATGGCACTTTCGATCTTTGATCTCCCAATAGGGTTGTTAGAGACGCATCAGGCTTTTTTAAAGGACGTCATTATGAAGCATACACGGTTTGGAGCGGGCAATGGCTATCTGAAACACGAGCGCGTGGACCATGTCGTTTTGGAGGACCCCTTATTTAAGGAGAATTCTTTGCTGGCGTCCCTGAAAGATAAGGCGTGGACACAATTGGGATCTTCGGGTGGAGGCAATCACTTTGTCGAGTTCGGTATCGTCGAGTTTACTGAGCGAGATGAAAGGCTCGATATTGAAAAGGGGCAATATTTGGGTTTGCTTACCCATTCGGGATCGCGTGGATTGGGTGCGACAGTTGCTGCACATTATACTAAATTAGCAAAAAGCTTGTGTAAACTACCCTATAAGGCGGAAAACCTAGCTTATTTGGACTTAAACAGCGCGGAGGGGCAGGAATATTGGTTGGCCATGAACCTTGCAGGTGATTATGCGTCAGCTTGTCATGAGGTCATCCACGAAAAGATCAGGCTGGCGTTAGGGGCGGGGTTACTTGCCAAAGTAGAGAATCATCATAATTTTGCTTGGAAAGAAAAATGGAACGGACAGGAGGTTATCGTTCATCGTAAAGGAGCTACCCCGGCCGCCAAAGGTGTCCTGGGCATTATTCCCGGTTCCATGGCTTCGCCTGGTTTTTTGGTCCGTGGAAAAGGCGCGACCGCGTCGATTGCATCTGCATCCCATGGCGCGGGCCGTTTGATGAGCCGTACACAGGCGGTTAAAACTCTTTCTACAGATGACCTTAATAGATTGCTTGCTGATGAAGGAGTTACACTACTTGGAGCTGGGATGGATGAGGCGCCAATGGCATACAAAAATATCCATGAGGTGATGGCTGCTCAGAAAGACTTGGTGGATGTAGTCGCACAGTTTGCTCCCAAAATGGTACGAATGGCTGACGACGGTCGCCGGGAAGATTGACGACGATGTCATGCAGCGCTGCGCTTCCAACTTCGTCCCTCAGTAAGCTGGGGCGGAGCGCTGCATTCAGATTCGGATGTTTAGCTGTGAGCAACTTCTTTATAGGTATATACGTTGTACGGGTAGATCCTTTTGGCGAGTACTTTCGCAATAAGGCTTGAGACCAAGAGCGGAATAAGTAGTAAATGCCCTGAAGGAACAATACTTGCTATAATAAATATGGCTGTAAAAGGAGCGTGGATAGCAGCTGAAAGCATGGCAGCGGCACCAAATAACGCAAAATTGATCACAATCAGATGGCTTCCTAAGTAATGGTTGCACAGCTGTGCGAAGCAAATACCTAAAAAAGCTCCGGTCACAATGCTCGGAGCGAAAACACCTCCATCACCACCTGCACCTAAAGTCAATGAAGCAGCGAGCGGCTTTAAGAAGATCAATAGAATTACAGGGACAAAATAGACGAGCTTGTCCGGCGAATGCATTCCCTCTTCTAGTATCTTGCCGAGACCATGGTAGCTATCTCCATATAACGCGGGCAAGAAAAAAATAAACAAACCTACAGTAACCGCACCCAAATTGACCCGTATAAAATTGTTTTTTATACCACCGAAAAACGTTTTGGCGTAAATAACGATTTTAGTGAAATAAAGCGCAAATACACCACCAATTAGACCTAAGATGATAACATAAGGCGTAGTCTCCCACTGCCATTGCTTCACCTCAAACCCGAATAGCGGGCTGGAATCTACGTAGTGCACAAATACAGATGCAACAAGCATGGAACTTATTCCGCTGATTAATAAGGTTCTATTAAGCTTTCTGGCGATCACTTCGAAG from the Sphingobacterium thalpophilum genome contains:
- a CDS encoding RtcB family protein; this encodes MENKRINGNDIVALGYKENHTVGIALKINSKRHGFTRTEMLAKFKAVLDNPSEYLEDAIFQVLAAAILDEEAIDASLIPLNERPLAFTIYGESAIETGAKDQMHIAMKLPVTVAGALMPDAHQGYGLPIGGVLATNNAVIPYGVGVDIGCRMALSIFDLPIGLLETHQAFLKDVIMKHTRFGAGNGYLKHERVDHVVLEDPLFKENSLLASLKDKAWTQLGSSGGGNHFVEFGIVEFTERDERLDIEKGQYLGLLTHSGSRGLGATVAAHYTKLAKSLCKLPYKAENLAYLDLNSAEGQEYWLAMNLAGDYASACHEVIHEKIRLALGAGLLAKVENHHNFAWKEKWNGQEVIVHRKGATPAAKGVLGIIPGSMASPGFLVRGKGATASIASASHGAGRLMSRTQAVKTLSTDDLNRLLADEGVTLLGAGMDEAPMAYKNIHEVMAAQKDLVDVVAQFAPKMVRMADDGRRED
- a CDS encoding chloride channel protein, producing the protein MQGNTAHRKKIIQYSYLKLIGSSIFVSIICCVLAYSLKHFTGHVQDQLFEWVNSWDRYLLIIFPSIGVTAIYFLRKYVFQNRKNKGIKEIYTTLETRKDHLPFFKIPSHYINGFLTVIFGGSTGVEVSTVVATATVGNQAYKRLHTSWAYKTELICAGVIAGVTLLFGSALGGLLFAFEVIARKLNRTLLISGISSMLVASVFVHYVDSSPLFGFEVKQWQWETTPYVIILGLIGGVFALYFTKIVIYAKTFFGGIKNNFIRVNLGAVTVGLFIFFLPALYGDSYHGLGKILEEGMHSPDKLVYFVPVILLIFLKPLAASLTLGAGGDGGVFAPSIVTGAFLGICFAQLCNHYLGSHLIVINFALFGAAAMLSAAIHAPFTAIFIIASIVPSGHLLLIPLLVSSLIAKVLAKRIYPYNVYTYKEVAHS